One Cucurbita pepo subsp. pepo cultivar mu-cu-16 chromosome LG07, ASM280686v2, whole genome shotgun sequence genomic region harbors:
- the LOC111798690 gene encoding calmodulin-like protein 2: MGISRFIGDFLQTVGGRSRAADSTADGGAPSPHRVIHDDVLLRALITVFGMRENGRIKKEKAKGVVEKLGLIKSEEEKEGFELPADGGGDEVAVEEVIGEMEEEGKRNELLWEAFKIFDVDGDGFIDTVELKRVLECLGLDKGWGIREIEKMVSVVDVNLDGKVDFGEFELMMGVKCS, encoded by the coding sequence ATGGGTATCTCCAGATTCATTGGGGACTTTTTACAAACAGTTGGTGGGCGATCCCGTGCGGCGGATTCCACCGCTGACGGCGGTGCTCCGAGTCCCCACAGAGTCATCCACGACGACGTGCTACTACGGGCGTTGATTACAGTGTTTGGAATGAGGGAAAATGGGAGaatcaagaaggaaaaagcaAAGGGGGTGGTGGAGAAATTGGGGCTGATAAAGagtgaagaagagaaggaagggTTTGAACTGCCGGCGGATGGCGGTGGTGATGAGGTGGCGGTGGAGGAGGTGATCGGAGAGATGGAGGAGGAAGGGAAGCGAAATGAGCTGCTATGGGAAGCTTTCAAGATATTTGATGTGGATGGCGATGGATTCATTGATACGGTTGAGCTGAAAAGAGTGCTTGAATGTTTGGGATTGGATAAAGGGTGGGGGATTAGGGAGATTGAGAAAATGGTTAGTGTTGTGGATGTGAATTTGGATGGGAAAGTTGATTTTGGTGAGTTTGAATTAATGATGGGTGTGAAATGTTCttga